In one window of Pseudoalteromonas espejiana DSM 9414 DNA:
- a CDS encoding GntR family transcriptional regulator, which translates to MSNSMFDHKLSGPSLAFQPLYLQVADYIKQLIVERRWVPGEALPSEFRLAEEFNVSQGTVRKALNLLTDDKIVTRRQGVGTFVSEHTAQDALFRFFPLQADGKGADLPKAELLSVELCPAPQDVIDALQLNKKDKVTKLVRRRILDNEFCMSETIYLPQSFFPDIHQSSDIPHTLYHYYQTKFNQTVHKTQDSIKAVLADATDAKLLAIKAGEPLLLVSRITESIEGKRIEYRLSRCRSDHYHYQIELD; encoded by the coding sequence ATGAGTAACTCTATGTTTGATCACAAATTAAGTGGCCCAAGCTTGGCTTTTCAACCACTTTACTTACAAGTGGCTGATTATATTAAACAGCTCATTGTAGAAAGACGCTGGGTTCCTGGCGAAGCATTACCAAGCGAATTTCGCCTTGCTGAAGAATTTAATGTAAGCCAAGGCACTGTTCGTAAAGCACTTAATTTATTAACTGACGATAAAATAGTCACTCGCCGCCAAGGTGTTGGTACGTTTGTATCTGAGCATACCGCGCAAGATGCCCTGTTTAGGTTTTTTCCGCTACAGGCCGACGGTAAAGGCGCCGATCTACCTAAAGCCGAGCTATTATCGGTTGAACTTTGCCCTGCACCACAAGATGTTATTGATGCCCTGCAACTTAATAAAAAAGACAAGGTCACTAAGCTTGTGCGCAGACGTATTCTCGATAACGAATTTTGTATGAGCGAAACTATATACCTACCGCAAAGTTTCTTTCCTGATATACATCAAAGTAGTGATATTCCGCATACATTGTACCATTACTACCAAACCAAATTTAACCAAACTGTACATAAAACCCAAGACAGCATTAAAGCGGTATTAGCAGATGCAACCGACGCTAAACTCCTTGCGATTAAAGCAGGCGAGCCACTGCTATTGGTATCGCGCATTACCGAATCAATCGAAGGTAAACGCATAGAGTACCGTTTAAGCCGATGCCGTAGCGATCATTACCACTACCAAATTGAACTTGATTAA